The genomic segment TAGGAGCTAATTTTCCTTCTCGAACTTACGCACCTTGCCGGACTTCGGAGAAATCGCCAATAATGGCCGGAGACTTAATCATGGCGCCGGGCTCAATTAACACATTCTGGCCAATCTTTATCTGGTTGCCGCTTAAAACGGCCCCAGCCATGATGATTGAAGCGCCGATCAGAGGCTGACCATCTTTATAGGCTCGTACCTGTCCTTTGGTCGCATCGCCTAACTCAATTGACAGCGCCGAGGCCGGGATTAAGTTGTTGTCAACTACAACAATGGTTTCGGGCAGCGGCATGTCGGTTTTTAGAAGTGAGCCGAACTCTGGGTATGTTTGATCGCCCACATATTCTTTAAGTTTTTTAAGAACTTCCCAGACGTTGACCTCGCCAAAAAGGTCGCGGTGCGCAAACTCGTTTAAGTCGAAAAAAGATTTGGTTGTCAGCATAGTAGTCTCATCTGTATTTGTGTATTGGTTGACTGGGTAATTGGTTACTTAACCAAATCAATTTGGGGTTGGCTATAATTTTTATTCGCGGCCGTATAGTCTTGTCATATTGACTTACTCTGCTAAGATGTTTAGTGTTGGCAAAAATAATATCCGGGGGTTTTCTGCCCCTTTAAATTTGTTTAAAATGGGAGAATTTGCGTGGATTTTAATGACTCGCTGACCAACGGTTTAGGAGATTTCTTTGATGTAGAAGGACAAGAGATTCCTGATGAATTGCCGATGATGGCTATTCGTGATGTGGTCGTTTTTAATTATATGATTATACCGCTTTTTGTCGGTCGCCCAGCCTCAATTGCAGCGATCAATGAGGCAATGATGAAGGATAACCTTCTTCTTCTGGTTACTCAAAAGGATGCTACTGTTGACGAACCAGGTGCTGAGGATGTCTATGGTGTCGGCATGGTCAGCATGATAATGCGCACATTGAAGCTGCCCGATGGCAGGTTAAAGGTGTTGGTGCAGGCTGTCAGCAAGGCCAAAATTGAAAAGATTATTCAATCTGACCCGCACTTTCTTGCAAAAATTTCAGTGATCAAAGATGAGGAGTTTGACGCAGAGTCTGTTTCTGTTGAGGTCGAGGCCTTGATGCGAACTGTGCGGGAAAATACCGAGAAGATTCTGATGCTCAAAGGGATCATGTCTTCTGATTTGATGGTTATCCTCAATAGTATTGAAGAGCCTGGACGTCTGGCAGACTTGGTGATCTCTAATCTGCGTATGAAGACCCCTGACTCGCAAGCGGTGCTGGAAACATTTGATTCGGTTGAACGTCTGCAAAAGGTCTCTGACTTTCTGCGCAAAGAGGTTGAAGTCTCTACTGTTCAGGCAAAAATTGAGTCACTGGCTAAGGAAGAGATGAGCAAGAGCCAGCGCGAATATTATCTGCGTGAGCAGATGCATGCCTTGAAAAAAGAGCTTGGCGACGTTGATGATCGCTCAGAAGAGATTGAAGAAATTCGTGTTAAGTTTTCTAAAACAAAGATGTCTAAGGAAGTTCGCGCCGAAGGCATGAAGCAGTTGAAGCGCTACGAGATGATGCACCCTGATGCCTCCGAGGCCTCAATTGTCCGGACTTACCTGGATTGGATTCTTGAGGTTCCATGGCAGAAAGGCTCAAAGGACAAGCTTGACCTAAAGGAAGCGTCCAGGGTTCTGGATGCTGATCATTATGGGTTGGAAAAGGTTAAGGAACGAATTCTTGAATTTTTGGCTGTCCGCAAATTGAGTAAATCGTCCAAGGGACCGATTTTGTGTTTTGTTGGGCCTCCAGGTGTGGGTAAAACCTCATTAGGTCAGTCGATTGCCCGGGCGATGGGCAGAAAGTTTTATCGTCTATCTCTGGGGGGTATGCATGATGAGGCTGAGATTCGAGGCCACAGGCGTACTTATATTGGGGCTATGCCTGGCCGAATTATTCAAGGCTTAAAGACGGCTGGCACCAATAACCCTGTCTTTATGATGGATGAGGTTGATAAAATCGGCTCGGACTACCGGGGCGACCCTTCATCGGCATTGCTTGAGGTCCTTGATCCTGAACAAAATGTTGAGTTTACTGATCATTACTTGAATATGCCCTACGACCTGTCGAAAACGCTTTTTATTGTAACTGCGAACATGACGGACACTATCCCCAGTCCACTGCTGGACCGGATGGAGATCATTCGCCTGTCGGGCTATACCCTGGAAGAAAAACTGGTTATTGCCAAGCGCTACCTGCTCTCAAGACAGATCAAAGAAAATGGGATTACCCGAAAGCATATTAAACTGAGCGATGCTACGCTTATCAAAATTATCAGTCATTATACGCGCGAGTCCGGTTTACGAAATCTGGAAAGAGAGATCGGCAAGGTCTGCCGGAAGGTGGCCCGTAAAGTAGCTGAAGGCAGCAAGGGGCCGTATGTAATTTCTGATCGGACGCTGGCCAAATATCTGGGGCCGCCACGATTTTTGCCCGAGACTGAATTAGGTAAAATTGATCAGCCCGGTCTGGCGACAGGACTGGCCTGGACAGAGGTCGGTGGTGAGCTTTTGACCATTGAAGTCTGTATCGTTAAGGGTAAGGGTGGCATTACAATGACCGGCCAACTGGGTGACGTGATGAAAGAGTCGGCTCAGGCGGCATTGAGCTATTGCCGGACCCGGCTTGATGTCTTGAAGTTGTCGGAGACGTATTTTGAAGAGATTGATATTCATATTCATGTCCCTGCCGGGGCGATTCCTAAAGATGGCCCATCTGCTGGTGTTACTATGGCAACGGCATTGTACTCGGCTCTGGCCGGGAAAAAGGTGCGGCAGGATATTGCCATGACTGGCGAGATTACCCTTCGGGGGCGAGTGCTTCCGATAGGCGGCTTGAAGGAGAAGGCTTTAGCGGCGTTGAGGGCCGGGATAGCAACGGTAATTATTCCGGCAGAAAATGAGAAAGATCTGGTTGAGATCCCCAAAGAGATTCGTGATCAGATGAAGTTTGTGCCGGTAAAAAACATGGATAAAATTCTTAAAATGGCGTTTGTGTAATGCCTCAAAGTGCTTTGGCCCAAGTTAATAAATGGTTCTATCTATCTTCTCATTGCGAAGTATTGGAGTAAAGCTATTAGCATTGACCTGGTAATCTTAAATCAGACCAGAAACCTTATGCTTCTTGATCAAATTACCCGGACAGGAAAAGTGATATGGGAAAGAGATTCTGAGGAGAGAGAAGTTTTTGAGTTGAAAATTCAGCATATGGCAATCGATTTTCAATTTCAGCGCCAGAGGGAAATGGGAATTTGAAGGAAAGGATCAGGCAGAAGATCGGCAGGGTTAACGAATACCTTCGACTGATACGAGAGTTGGAACCGGACTGCCGGGAGAAGTTTCAAAGTGATCCGCAACTGAGTGATGTCGAAGAGTTCTTACGCCAAATAAAGAAAGTTCTGTGAAGGATGATATAAACTCTTTTTTCAGCCACAGACCCACACAGACTCACACAAACAACGGCGTTTTTTCGTGTTTTTTTGTGTGGTTTCGTGGCTAATTTCAAAGCATATGGTATCGAATTCGCCAGATCCTGTTGATAATTTTGAAGTACCCCAGGTTAAAGAGGGCAAGAGAATCTCACGTTGGTTGATGGCTGTGCTGATCTCTTTGATTGTCGTGCCAGTTGGGTTTTATTCCTGGGTTTGGCTGTATGCTAATTCTCCTGGCGCTTCCGGATATTTTGAGAAGATACAGGTCTATATTCCGCCCAAAAGCGGGTTTCCGCAGATAGAAAAAATCCTCATTGAATCCCGTGTCATTGAAGACGATTTCCGTTTTCGATTACTGGCGCGTTATCTGGGGGTGTCGACCCGACTTAAAGCCGGGGAGTACGTTTTTACTGCTGAACATACCCCTTTGTTGATTCTTAAGGATATTGAGCAGGGCAAAACGATTCCTCGCACCTTGGCCATCGCAGAAGGGTTGAATATCTACCAGATTGCCGAGAAAATTGCTTCTGGCGGCTGGGGCAGACCAGATGAGCTGTTGCTGCTTATGTCTGACCCAGAATTTTTGAGTGAGATGGGGGTGCGCGCAAATAGTTTGGAAGGCTACCTCTTCCCTGATACCTATTTTTTTGAGCGCTCAGATAGTCCACAACATATTCTTGCCACTATGTTCAGACGCATGCAGACCGTTATTTTGACGGAGTGTGAAAATGCTTCCTTGGTTGAAGGAGTCTTGTTTGATTGTGATGGGCAGGCTGGTGAAGCGGTCAGCAAGGTTGAGAACTCCAAAGCTGTGGATCAAATAGTACGCCTCTCAGTCAATCAAGTCCTTACCCTGGCCTCTATTGTTGAGAAAGAAACTGGTTTTTCAGAGGAAAGGCCCTTAGTGGCTAAAGTTTTTATTAACAGGCTGAAGAAGGGAATGCGGCTTCAAGCCGATCCCACAGTTGTTTACGGGCTTAAAAAATTTGGCCAGCAACTTTCTCGAAAGGATTTAAAGACGCCAACGCCCTATAACACCTACACAGAAACAGGATTACCTGCCGGGCCGATCTGTAATCCTGGGAAAGCATCGATTTCGGCGGTTTTTAATCCTGCCGCAGAAAATTATCTGTATTTTGTCTTGCAGGAGGATGGAGGGCATTATTTCTCAAACTCCTTAAAAGAACACAATCAAGCAGTGGCAAGGCTGCGTAAGTTCGAGAAGGAAAATTAGCTCCTATGTGAGCAACATTTACGAAAATATATAGATGGTAAAGTCATTTTCGAAAGCTGCAAAAAATTTCGACTGTTCTTTTGATTTGACGGGACAATGTGACCATGATATTGTGGTCACTTGTGTGAGGTGAGGACTTTAAAATGAGGAAAAAGCATGACAAATACCGTGTCGAAATCTTGTTTCAAACCCAAGGCCCTTAAGTTTTTTCGCCAGGTACAAGAGACTGGCCAGGAGTTGATCATCACAGACCACGCTAAGCCAGTACTGAAAATAATTCCATTTCATAAAGAAACGCAGTTAGTGTTGGAAGAATTGCGCAATTCAGTTCGCCGTTATGATGACCCTTTAGTTCCGGTCGGTCAAGATGACTGGGAGGCTTTGAAGTGATTGTGTTGGACACTCATGTATGGCTTTGGTGGATAAGCAACCCTGAAAACCTTTCAAAGAGTGCTTCCAAGGCCATCTCCAGAGCAGTTGATGAAAATGGGATAGTTATTTCAACCATATCGACATGGGAGATAGCTCTATTAGTTGATAAGCGGCGGTTGGAACTTTCAATTGATGTTCGGGATTGGGTTCGTAAAACTGAAAGTTTGCCTTTTGTTCGTTTTATACCAGTAGATAATACCATCAGCTTGCGATCCGTAACTTTGCCGGGCGAGTTCCATCCCGATCCTGTAGACCGGATTGTTACAGCAACGGCAATGACTATGGGTTTGCCTCTTGTTACTCGCGATAATAAAATTATCGCCTACCCTCATGTTCAGACTATCTGGGGGTAGTGAAGTCATATTATGGTTTTCGTAGTTGGTGGAGATGGACAGAAACACTCTTTCGGCTTGAAGGTTATCGGCTGATATTATATAAATGTAAATGGCTGCTAGTTGAAACATACCGAGCTAACCTAGATAAACCCAAGAACGTAAAACTTATAAACATGGTGTGATACTAATGAAAAAAATGTTTCGTTTGCTTCGGATACAGCAAGAACTTGATAATCAAAAAGGCTTTTCCCTTATCGAGTTGTTAATTGTAATGGTTATTTTAGGACTTCTTGCCTCACTTGTTGGGCCTAAGATGTTCGGTAAACTTGGAATGGCCAAACAAAAAACAGCCAAGACCCAGATAGAGATGCTGATGACGGCCATGGACTCGTATCGACTTGATGTCGGCAAATACCCCTCAAGCCAGGAAGGTTTAGAGGCCCTTGTTGAAAACACCGGATCCGATAAATGGGCTGGGCCCTATTTGCAGAAGGGCGTACCGAATGACCCTTGGGATAATCCATACAATTACGAGAACCCTGGTCAAAATGGCGAGATAGACATCTCTTCGTACGGTGCCGACGGACAATCCGGCGGCGATGGTGAAAATGCCGATGTAGGTAGCTGGGAGTAGGATTCTTTCTCCGTTCGACCACGACAAAAGGCAGTCATTACCAGCGTGAACACCCAGGTAATGTACTGCCTTTTTTGTTTGTAGGGGCAGACGATCAATTTCGTCTTGTCTGCTACATGTTTATGTAAAGGTGTTGAAAAGTAACTAGCAAAGCCCAAAAAACAGATTTCCTACAGGCCAAACAGGCCTTATTTTTTTGTTTTCATGTTTCTGTTGGCGATTATTTCAACTTGCAAAGTTGATTGGTTTTATTGGCTTTGACACCTTTATTATCCCACACTGACGAGGTTTTTTATAACATTATTTCCCAATCACGGATTTTGGGTAAACCGGACAAATCATTTTCTACAAGTCCGGACAGTTTACCTGTAAAAAAGATTGCCATCTCTCGTAACCATGTATATACTATGTGTATCCACTGCTTCCGCCAAACAACGGTAAGCGAAAAGACAACGACAAGCTAAGGTGAAAATATGAGAGCTGAAATTAAGAAATGGGGAAACAGTCAGGGGGTCAGACTGCCCGTGCAGCTGCTTAAAAAATCACACCTATCTATAGGTGATCCCGTAGAAATAACAACCGAAAATGAAAGTGTGATTATCAAGCCAGTTAGAAAAGATCCGCGTGGCAGACATGATCTTAAAAAATTAATGGCGGCCTTTCCAAAGGACTATGAGCCGCAAGAGTTCGATTGGGGAGGGCCGCAAGGCAAAGAGGAATGGTAACAAATGGGGAAAAATATATTCCAGACCAGGGAGATATTGTTTATTTAGATTTTAACCCTCAAACTGGCCGGGAACAAATGGGACCCAGGCCTGCTTTAATAATAAGCAAAAAGGACTACAATAAAAGGTTAGGTTTTGTGGTCGCATGTCCCATAACAAACACCCAGAGGCCATACCCGACTCATATAACCTTGCCTGAAGGAAAAAAGGTGAAGGGTTTTGTCATGGGCGAGCAGTTTAAGTCATTAGATTATCAACAACGCAAAATTGCTTTTGTAGAGAAAGCTGACATTGAAGTTCTTGATGACGTTTTGGCTATTGTGTATCCAATTATTTTTTAGAAAATCTCAACGTTGGCAAAAAATTACATACCCCTCGTAATAGTAACAAACAACGAGAAACATTTTAATGAAATCCCCGGGCTTTCTATTGCAAATTGGACTAAGAGCTAACAGACATTCAAGGTTTCATATATCGATATGACCTATAGCACACAGATAAAAGAAGTCTCCAAGCTGTTTCCTGACATCTGCGTGGTGACGGTTTTTGGGTCTGTGGTGTCTGGCCGCACCACACCTGATAGTGATATTGATATTGGTGTGGCGGGTGATAGGCCTCTTTCTTTTGATCAAAAAACAGACCTGCTTCTGGCCTTCTCTCGAGTGTTGGTATATGAAGTGGATTTGATTGATTTGCAAGCTGTCTCCGGTCTCATCTTACAACAGGCGTTATGCACCGGCAAAGTGATTATAAAGGATGACTTTGTCTATCCCGCCTTGATTAAAAAAATGTGGTTCGAACAGGTCGATATGATGCCACTTACTCGAATGGTACTTGAACGCCACTGCCGAAGGTTTGCCAATGGATAAAACAACTATCTATGTAAAAATTGAGTCCCTGGAGCGCTGTGTTGACCGAGTGATTTCAAAAGTTCCGGCCCATCGACATGACTTATCTGATGACTTGGATAGGCAGGATATTATCGTCTTGAATCTCCAGCGGGCTGTGCAACTCAGCGTCGATATTGCGGCACGTCTTGTGGCTGAACTTAAGCAGCCGGCGCCCATGTCTATGGCCCAGAGTTTTGAAATGCTTTTTCAGGCAGGCA from the Desulfobulbaceae bacterium genome contains:
- the lon gene encoding endopeptidase La, whose translation is MMAIRDVVVFNYMIIPLFVGRPASIAAINEAMMKDNLLLLVTQKDATVDEPGAEDVYGVGMVSMIMRTLKLPDGRLKVLVQAVSKAKIEKIIQSDPHFLAKISVIKDEEFDAESVSVEVEALMRTVRENTEKILMLKGIMSSDLMVILNSIEEPGRLADLVISNLRMKTPDSQAVLETFDSVERLQKVSDFLRKEVEVSTVQAKIESLAKEEMSKSQREYYLREQMHALKKELGDVDDRSEEIEEIRVKFSKTKMSKEVRAEGMKQLKRYEMMHPDASEASIVRTYLDWILEVPWQKGSKDKLDLKEASRVLDADHYGLEKVKERILEFLAVRKLSKSSKGPILCFVGPPGVGKTSLGQSIARAMGRKFYRLSLGGMHDEAEIRGHRRTYIGAMPGRIIQGLKTAGTNNPVFMMDEVDKIGSDYRGDPSSALLEVLDPEQNVEFTDHYLNMPYDLSKTLFIVTANMTDTIPSPLLDRMEIIRLSGYTLEEKLVIAKRYLLSRQIKENGITRKHIKLSDATLIKIISHYTRESGLRNLEREIGKVCRKVARKVAEGSKGPYVISDRTLAKYLGPPRFLPETELGKIDQPGLATGLAWTEVGGELLTIEVCIVKGKGGITMTGQLGDVMKESAQAALSYCRTRLDVLKLSETYFEEIDIHIHVPAGAIPKDGPSAGVTMATALYSALAGKKVRQDIAMTGEITLRGRVLPIGGLKEKALAALRAGIATVIIPAENEKDLVEIPKEIRDQMKFVPVKNMDKILKMAFV
- the mltG gene encoding endolytic transglycosylase MltG yields the protein MVSNSPDPVDNFEVPQVKEGKRISRWLMAVLISLIVVPVGFYSWVWLYANSPGASGYFEKIQVYIPPKSGFPQIEKILIESRVIEDDFRFRLLARYLGVSTRLKAGEYVFTAEHTPLLILKDIEQGKTIPRTLAIAEGLNIYQIAEKIASGGWGRPDELLLLMSDPEFLSEMGVRANSLEGYLFPDTYFFERSDSPQHILATMFRRMQTVILTECENASLVEGVLFDCDGQAGEAVSKVENSKAVDQIVRLSVNQVLTLASIVEKETGFSEERPLVAKVFINRLKKGMRLQADPTVVYGLKKFGQQLSRKDLKTPTPYNTYTETGLPAGPICNPGKASISAVFNPAAENYLYFVLQEDGGHYFSNSLKEHNQAVARLRKFEKEN
- a CDS encoding type II toxin-antitoxin system Phd/YefM family antitoxin; the encoded protein is MTNTVSKSCFKPKALKFFRQVQETGQELIITDHAKPVLKIIPFHKETQLVLEELRNSVRRYDDPLVPVGQDDWEALK
- a CDS encoding type II toxin-antitoxin system VapC family toxin; amino-acid sequence: MIVLDTHVWLWWISNPENLSKSASKAISRAVDENGIVISTISTWEIALLVDKRRLELSIDVRDWVRKTESLPFVRFIPVDNTISLRSVTLPGEFHPDPVDRIVTATAMTMGLPLVTRDNKIIAYPHVQTIWG
- the gspG gene encoding type II secretion system major pseudopilin GspG; its protein translation is MFRLLRIQQELDNQKGFSLIELLIVMVILGLLASLVGPKMFGKLGMAKQKTAKTQIEMLMTAMDSYRLDVGKYPSSQEGLEALVENTGSDKWAGPYLQKGVPNDPWDNPYNYENPGQNGEIDISSYGADGQSGGDGENADVGSWE
- a CDS encoding AbrB/MazE/SpoVT family DNA-binding domain-containing protein, which encodes MRAEIKKWGNSQGVRLPVQLLKKSHLSIGDPVEITTENESVIIKPVRKDPRGRHDLKKLMAAFPKDYEPQEFDWGGPQGKEEW
- a CDS encoding type II toxin-antitoxin system PemK/MazF family toxin is translated as MVTNGEKYIPDQGDIVYLDFNPQTGREQMGPRPALIISKKDYNKRLGFVVACPITNTQRPYPTHITLPEGKKVKGFVMGEQFKSLDYQQRKIAFVEKADIEVLDDVLAIVYPIIF
- a CDS encoding nucleotidyltransferase domain-containing protein yields the protein MTYSTQIKEVSKLFPDICVVTVFGSVVSGRTTPDSDIDIGVAGDRPLSFDQKTDLLLAFSRVLVYEVDLIDLQAVSGLILQQALCTGKVIIKDDFVYPALIKKMWFEQVDMMPLTRMVLERHCRRFANG
- a CDS encoding DUF86 domain-containing protein codes for the protein MDKTTIYVKIESLERCVDRVISKVPAHRHDLSDDLDRQDIIVLNLQRAVQLSVDIAARLVAELKQPAPMSMAQSFEMLFQAGIIDADIAERMQKSVGFRNIAVHEYRLVDWDVVYSIATKHLSDFNKYARQVMNWLDHQ